tactctctctctctctctctctctctgtgtgcTGTCTTAGCCTGTTCTACTGATGAATGAACCTTTAATGCTCTCTTCTACACTCATAGCATGTTCCTACTCGTTTTCTGTTCTGCTTAGAAAAGCtcatttctttctcaatctggGGTGTGCTCACTGattcttcttatttctttttctttttaatttttctttttataaaggtggtggtggtggtgcacaacaacaacaactgaAGTTGGTGTAGTTTGAGGCTGCACATGCTGCTAGCTTTGGATATTTCTCTGTTGTTGTCTTCAACATTTAGCATCTATCCATTGTTCTTGTCTGGTGCAAAGGGAACTGCTCCATTTCAATACAAGAATCNNNNNNNNNNNNNNNNNNNNNNNNNNNNNNNNNNNNNNNNNNNNNNNNNNNNNNNNNNNNNNNNNNNNNNNNNNNNNNNNNNTCAAAAGGGTATTGCTTGGAGAAAGAAACCCTGAATATTGCTCTTTGGATTTTGACGTTGTTTTGTATCTGTGTTTAAGAGCTTTTTTgccaaaaccataaaaaaaaaagaagaaaagaagcttCTTTGCATAGTTATTTGGCTACCCTTCTTTGAGAAATAAGATTTTGGATTTGATGCTTGGTCGAAGATCATTATGGAGATGTTTCCAATTCTCTAGCATTCAGAACTATAATAGCTCAGTGGAAAGATATGAAGAATATTCTGAAGAAGCTTCATATCATGAATGAACAaggttcctcttcttcttcatcatctaaaggcaacagcaacaacaagaaGTCCAGTGGTGGAACATCTTCATCCtctaagaataataagctttTAGAATCTCGGTCCCCTCAAAGTTCTGAGCATAAACCCTTCTCTGGCCTCTCCAATTGGTTGCATTCTGTTGCTAATAGGCAGAGTCCTAGTCCTCCATCTTCAAACCAAGCAGGAGGGGAGAGAATGGAGCAATCTGATACAGCGAGTAGTGCCGGTTTAGAGGTTGTTTCGGCCTCAGCTGGGCGCGATTCGGAGTCTAGTAACTCCAGGGATCCAGAAGTGGAGGAGGAGTATCAGATACAATTGGCTCTGGAGCTAAGTGCAAAGGAGGATCCTGAGGCTGTGCAGATTGAAGCTGTTAAGCAGATCAGTTTAGGGTCTTGTGATCCTGATAATACGCCGGCTGAAGTCGTGGCCTACCGATACTGGGTAAGTCACTCTGATTCACCTTTTAAGAACATTGACTTTAGGTTGAAGTCACATTCTTGTTTGTTAAGCCACTGCTGCTGCTGGAAGAGAAGATTTTGGAAGACATAAGATTGATTATTGCATTGTTCTTAGAGAAGTATAAGACTTCCATGGAATTGTGTAAAGAATTTTCGATGAGGAAATGGTGCTTCATTTGCATAAGCATGGAGGGTATAAATCTACCTTAGAATAAAAAAAGGAGGACCCaggaatgaaaaaaaagaatggaACTAATGATCAAGGAATGTACTTAAATAgttaaatcttattttgcccTAATTCATGTTCTTTGAGATAAAAGAAGAATTTTGTTAATAAGAAGATTAGAAAGAGATTGGAGGAGAAGAGACCCTCCTTAGAATAaagaataattaacaaaaaaaataatgtgtTTTACCTTTAACCTTCCTCTCACCCATGTGTAATGACAGGGATAGCAAATCATGATATCTGGTAGCCATATAGAATCTTCATTGGTAAATACATTAATAGCATTCTAAACTATGCTGTTTGGGTTGAAAATTCCAATATTATTCAGTTTCAGCATTTTATGAATCTGATTTACTTCCTAGACATTAATTGGGAGTtcagaatataaaaaattgGTTGGCACCTTGATAAGAAGAAAGTGGAAACTATCCTCTTAGAGTTAAGGTTATATTTAAGTTTTGGTCAAATATAGTTCTGCATCAAGAACGGCCTTTCTGTTTTATGATGCaacttctattttgttttaaCCTTTGTTCAAAAGGCACTACTAAGTTTACCTTGTTTACTGTCTAATTTTTCATCATTTGTCTCACAAAAATGATTGGCTCATGATATGGCATTATGGCTAGCCTAGTATATTCTATACTTTGTTGGGCTGGTTTCCTCAGAGATGAGACTTTTACATTTGAAATAGTGTGGGAACCTTGTTGTAAGATCTTCGGTTATATACTTTTGCATGTGGTTTTCCCCTTCATAGAAATACATTTGGCTTTAGTTTCAGTTTTTTGGTTCTAACATTAGAGGGATTAGGACTCATTTAGAGGGCTATTGCTTTTAGATGATCCATTTTTTTGATGGTCTTGATATTGAACGAACTATTCCTATGTCACTTGGTCTACTTGACTCTAATTTTGTCCTACATAATTATTTTCTAACTTATCTCATATCGTAGATTTATCCGTGCTTCACAGAATTACAATGCTCTTGGTTATGATGACAAGATCTTGGATGGTTTCTATGATCTCTATGGGATTTTAACCGAGTCAACCTCTTATAGAATGCCTTCGCTTGTCGATCTGCAAGGAACACTGGCCTCAGGTAGTGTCACATGGGAAGCTGTCTTGGTCAACAGGGCTGCTGATTCTAATTTGTTGAAACTCGAGGAAAGAGCCCTGGAGCTGACAATCACGCCAACGGGACCCAGCATGGAAGTAGTTATAGATAGCAATTTAGTGGGCAAGCTTGCGGTGTTAGTGGCTGATTATATGGGTGGTCCAGTTGGAGATCCAGAAAGCATGACAAGAGCATGGAAGAGTCTTAGTTATAGTCTGAAAGCAACCCTTGGCAGTATGGTTTTGCCACTCGGTTCTCTAACGATTGGATTGGCTAGGCATCGTGCATTGTTATTTAAGGTACTTATTacaccatttttttttgttgttgcttGAATTTCAGTTAATAGGACTTAGTTTGTGCATTGTGTTTGCTTTTTGAGAATTCCACTTAACTTTCCTGAATTTCAGTACatgtaataaaaatatcctGCTTTTTATGTTAATGCAGGTTCTAGCGGATGGTTTGGGAATCCCATGCCGGTTGGTGAAAGGACAGCAGTATACCGGCTCTGACGATGTAGCAATAAATTTTGTCAAGATTGATGATGGAAGGTAACTGATATTGAAGTTCTACTATTTGTTAAGTAGGAAGAATTGCTTTGTTGAAATTTTATGATATACTCCTCTTGAATTGGTATTAACTTCTTTGAGGTTTTGGTCCTCGATACTCAGTCGAGTAGACTACACATGATGTGGTAGCACTTGATGCTTCGTTGGCTGCATGTGATTCAAGGATGGAAAATTTATTATACTAGTGTCTTTGCAACTGGATTATATTTCCTgtcatagctttttctcaaattttcaaatactaATCTTTTTAAAGTGCTGGTAGTCGAATATCATATGATTCATTTCGGTGTCTTTCTTAAGTGAATGTTTCAAGCTTTGTTTAGTATCTATAATATGTGTTTGGTATATATTTCAGGGAGTACATTGTTGACCTGATGGCAGATCCCGGGACACTTATTCCATCCGATGCAACTGGATCACACATTGAATATGTTGAATCTTCTTTTGTGGCAACTCCTTCATCAAGAAACCTTGATTCCTCTCATGTAGCATCATTGAACAGTGGTGTTGAAAGTTCATCTGAGGAAACATCAGAGTTCGGCATGTTGGACAAAGGGAACAATATATCTAAACATTTTTTGCATTCAGGGAAAGAATCTGGTATGAGCAGACTTGCTACGAGGACTGAAGATTCAGTAGGACCCTTGAGTGAATCAACTAGTCCCCATAATGTTGAGAAGATCACCGGGCGGGAAGCTCCAAATAGACCGAATCAACGATATGCACATGCAAGATCTCCTTCTTGGACTGAAGGGATTAGTTCCCCTGCCGTGCGCAGAATGAAAGTCAAAGATGTTTCATTATATATGATTGATGCTGCCAAGGAAAATCCTCACTTAGCTCAAAAACTACATGATGTTTTACTTGAAAGTGGTGTCATTGCTCCTCCAAatttattttctgaaatttaTCACGAGTTAGGCTCCCCAactgaagaaaaagatgaacacAAACCAGAAAGTGGACAACAAGAGACTCAGGTTGATGAAAGTCTCGGTCCTACTTTGCCTCACCACAGAGTTCATCCGAAAGGAAGTTCAAGCATCCAGCCGGAGCACTCTAAGCCTGTAGAAGGTTTAGGAATAAACCTTCCTCTTGATCCGAAGTTAGCAGCTGTACAACATACACCATCCCAGGTAACATATGGGAAAAATGTTCCAGTTGCGGCGGCTGCAGCAGCAGCAGCTGCTGTTGTTGCTTCCTCTATGGTAGCTGCTGTAGCAAAGTCAAACACTGACTCGACCATTGATCTTCCAGTAGCTGCAGCAGCCACTGCAACTGCTGCAGCTGTAGTAGCAACCACTGCAGCTGTCAGCAAACAGTATGAGCAAGGCAGTCGAAGTGACGGGGACATGGATGGCACTGGTTATGAGCCAAAGGGTAGTGGTGATGGTGAGAATATTGTGGTAGGAGCAAATTCAGAAGGTGACAGAATATCTGATAGATCTATAGTAAGCAATGACAGTACAAAATCTGATTTTACATTAGATGATGTTGCCGAGTATGACATTCCGTGGGAGGAAATCACACTGGGTGAACGTATCGGACTTGGTATTAACTGCACTTTGCTCTATAAGATTTGGTTACATTCTTTTGTTAGATGgtgttatttataattttatacatataaattcACATATGTGACTAAAATTACATTTTGGTGGCCTATCTTTTGCATTCAGGATCGTATGGAGAGGTATACCGTGGTGAATGGCGTGGAACAGTGagttttatactctttgatcaTAATTAATTGTGTTATTCCTACTCAGGCATACATTCCATATCTATCTTACAATTCAAACTGTATTTTCAACAAACAAACTATATAATGTAACTTTTTTCTTAACTGAGCAAGGCCCAAGAAATTTTTGGCTTCAGTTTCATTTTTACCCTTAACAAAAGTAATCAATACTTGACTACCTTTTATGCTTGTCATTCTTTTTGGTTGTGTTTTTCTGTTAGGCTGTAGGTTTTTGAATTCTTACATTTACATCAGGTCTCTGCTTTGGTTTGTAGGAAGTTGCTGTAAAAAGATTTCTTGATCAAGATATATCTGGTGAATCACTTGAAGAATTCAAAAGTGAGGTAATATTTCATCACAGTGTCTCTTTTTGTAGTTTCTAGTCATATGTTTATCtttgttgatgaattatttcattTAGTACACATTTACAACTATCAGATGTGATTTTTATGCTCTATAATGACATATCAGATAGCTGCAATACTTTATTTAGATTGTTATTGTATTTGTCCCAGGCTAATTTGAAATTTGGATTAAATACTTTGTCCTGTTGAATTGCATTTTTTTTAGAAGTTCTTGATGAAGATTGACCATTTCAAAGCTCTTTGATGTAATCCTTGTTTTATTTCTCCAACATTTTATAGCTTCGATTGTTTTGTTATATACTTCCATCATGTGTGCATCTCTCTATGAATAGATTTCCTAATGCAATTTGAGAATATAGTGGTGCATGACTGTATATATAAGAGAACATATATATATGGAAAGAATATATTAGATGGAGACTAAGAAGTAGGGTTAGCACATTAGAGTTATTTAGTTCATGTAGTCAACTATACTTATTCGAAAAAGTATTTTGTTTAATTCTTTTATGAATGCCAAAGCTagttgtgcattttcatgaattttttatatgattttactGCATATTTAACATATGATGTAAGTTGCCATAGGTTCAAATAATGAAAAGACTGAGGCATCCAAATGTTGTTCTCTTCATGGGAGCCGTTACTCGACCTCCGAATCTTTCTATTGTTACTGAATTTCTTCCCAGGTAACTTAAGATTCCTTGTTTCCTGAGACTCATATGAGACtgtggattgcaaatagatCTTAGTATATGGTACAGAATAGTGCCATGCAGGACAAAAAGATTACTTCTAAATGAACATCTAAAATATGTGATGTATGTTGTTAATAGCTCAAATGTCAATTGAGAAGTAATAAgcaaaaataagatgaaaatttCAGTTATTATTTGGTTAATTTGGACTCCTGACACTTTTCAggagtttttattattttgattaatcttGTTCTGGAAAGATTACTTTTAATGACTCTGAACTGTATATTTCCTTTGCAGAGGAAGTTTGTACAGACTAATTCATCGACCAAAcaatcaattagatgagcgaagGCGGTTGAGGATGGCCCTCGATACCGTAAGATTCTGTTTCCTTTTCTTGCAATGTAGTTTCATTAAGCAAATTATTGCCATAATCAGTGAAATTCAGTTGATGTGACATATATCTCTTGACTCTTAAGGCCCGAGGAATGAACTATTTGCACAACTGCACTCCAGTGATTGTACACCGTGATTTGAAGTCACCAAATCTTCTTGttgataaaaattgggttgtGAAGGTGCCAACTAATTGTCATGATTGAATTTCTTGATAGCATGCTGAATG
The Arachis duranensis cultivar V14167 chromosome 5, aradu.V14167.gnm2.J7QH, whole genome shotgun sequence genome window above contains:
- the LOC107490664 gene encoding probable serine/threonine-protein kinase SIS8; amino-acid sequence: MKNILKKLHIMNEQGSSSSSSSKGNSNNKKSSGGTSSSSKNNKLLESRSPQSSEHKPFSGLSNWLHSVANRQSPSPPSSNQAGGERMEQSDTASSAGLEVVSASAGRDSESSNSRDPEVEEEYQIQLALELSAKEDPEAVQIEAVKQISLGSCDPDNTPAEVVAYRYWNYNALGYDDKILDGFYDLYGILTESTSYRMPSLVDLQGTLASGSVTWEAVLVNRAADSNLLKLEERALELTITPTGPSMEVVIDSNLVGKLAVLVADYMGGPVGDPESMTRAWKSLSYSLKATLGSMVLPLGSLTIGLARHRALLFKVLADGLGIPCRLVKGQQYTGSDDVAINFVKIDDGREYIVDLMADPGTLIPSDATGSHIEYVESSFVATPSSRNLDSSHVASLNSGVESSSEETSEFGMLDKGNNISKHFLHSGKESGMSRLATRTEDSVGPLSESTSPHNVEKITGREAPNRPNQRYAHARSPSWTEGISSPAVRRMKVKDVSLYMIDAAKENPHLAQKLHDVLLESGVIAPPNLFSEIYHELGSPTEEKDEHKPESGQQETQVDESLGPTLPHHRVHPKGSSSIQPEHSKPVEGLGINLPLDPKLAAVQHTPSQVTYGKNVPVAAAAAAAAAVVASSMVAAVAKSNTDSTIDLPVAAAATATAAAVVATTAAVSKQYEQGSRSDGDMDGTGYEPKGSGDGENIVVGANSEGDRISDRSIVSNDSTKSDFTLDDVAEYDIPWEEITLGERIGLGSYGEVYRGEWRGTEVAVKRFLDQDISGESLEEFKSEVQIMKRLRHPNVVLFMGAVTRPPNLSIVTEFLPRGSLYRLIHRPNNQLDERRRLRMALDTARGMNYLHNCTPVIVHRDLKSPNLLVDKNWVVKVCDFGLSRMKHSTFLSSRSTAGTAEWMAPEVLRNEPSNEKCDVYSFGVILWELSTLQQPWGGMNPMQVVGAVGFQHRRLDIPDDMDPAIADIIKQCWQTDPKLRPTFAEIMAALKPLQKPIIGSQSQVPKPGRHEKAQSSRVGADSAG